One genomic window of Polyangium aurulentum includes the following:
- a CDS encoding sterol desaturase family protein, translating into MVAAGASYWRVGPFILMVAAIVVMALERLLPHARIWQRDQGDTRTDAWHFAGNLAVNQASAALYAVVHAKTGGALGLWPSNWPFVVQFVLGALILDLGLYAIHRASHMVPFLWRLHAIHHSSRRLYWLNGQRRHLLHELLEGTPGFLALGVLGAPPNVVACYMAALTLHLMLQHGNIDYRAGVLRYVFAVAELHRWHHQRLYADVQGNYGALLSIWDYLLGTALPKRGDAPLDVGMDDEPDMPPDYVGQLRWPFARAPGARLACDAHTDKCDWPLNGE; encoded by the coding sequence ATGGTCGCGGCGGGCGCGTCCTACTGGCGTGTCGGCCCCTTCATCCTGATGGTGGCGGCGATCGTTGTGATGGCGCTCGAGCGCCTCTTGCCGCATGCACGCATCTGGCAGCGGGATCAAGGTGATACGCGCACGGACGCTTGGCACTTCGCGGGCAACCTCGCTGTGAATCAGGCGTCGGCAGCGCTGTACGCCGTGGTGCATGCAAAGACTGGCGGCGCGCTCGGACTCTGGCCCTCGAACTGGCCCTTTGTGGTTCAATTCGTGCTAGGCGCGTTGATCTTGGACCTCGGCCTCTATGCCATCCACCGCGCCAGCCACATGGTCCCGTTCCTCTGGCGCCTGCACGCCATTCACCACAGCTCACGGCGGCTCTACTGGCTCAATGGGCAGCGTCGGCACCTCTTGCACGAGCTCTTGGAAGGAACGCCGGGCTTTCTGGCACTCGGGGTCCTGGGCGCTCCTCCGAACGTGGTCGCCTGTTACATGGCTGCGCTCACGCTCCACCTCATGCTGCAGCACGGGAACATCGATTACCGCGCGGGCGTCCTCCGGTACGTCTTCGCCGTCGCAGAGCTGCATCGGTGGCACCATCAGCGCCTTTACGCGGACGTGCAAGGCAACTACGGCGCGCTCCTGTCCATCTGGGACTACCTCCTCGGCACCGCGCTGCCAAAGAGGGGTGATGCGCCGCTCGACGTGGGTATGGATGATGAGCCGGACATGCCACCGGATTACGTAGGGCAACTCCGATGGCCGTTCGCCCGGGCTCCGGGAGCCCGCCTGGCATGCGACGCTCACACAGACAAATGTGATTGGCCATTGAACGGTGAGTGA
- a CDS encoding helix-turn-helix transcriptional regulator, producing the protein MGSSNRWRGRLFMGRDRLVYAGPVGSTQPHAHHAFQVVLALEQTMLLGPGGEEPAPVSLAIIPPDAPHAIHVPCPFVLLVFIDPDGAAGRRLRELGVPHTPAAAWRQIAEARLLDLALCEPQTWAEADSLAAEIVERLAPGAARPRPMHPAITRVLRCLPDLLDGPVRLEELAALAGISAGRLSHLFTETVGIPLRPYVRWLRLQRAAQSLERGASITATAHAAGFADAAHLNRVFRRMFGIAPSDIVGWAEWIAPPSE; encoded by the coding sequence GTGGGCAGCAGCAACCGCTGGCGAGGGCGTCTCTTCATGGGCCGCGACCGGCTCGTCTACGCGGGGCCGGTCGGGTCCACGCAACCGCATGCTCATCACGCCTTCCAGGTTGTCCTCGCGCTCGAGCAGACGATGCTCCTCGGGCCGGGAGGAGAGGAACCCGCGCCCGTCAGCCTAGCCATCATCCCCCCGGATGCACCGCACGCCATCCACGTCCCATGTCCATTTGTCCTGCTGGTGTTCATCGACCCTGACGGGGCAGCGGGCCGACGGTTGCGAGAGCTCGGTGTGCCCCATACGCCGGCAGCAGCCTGGCGGCAGATCGCCGAAGCTCGTTTGCTCGACCTGGCCCTGTGCGAGCCGCAAACGTGGGCCGAGGCGGACAGCCTTGCGGCCGAGATCGTCGAGCGCCTCGCGCCTGGCGCTGCGCGTCCCCGGCCCATGCACCCCGCCATCACGCGCGTCCTTCGATGTCTGCCCGACCTGCTCGACGGCCCGGTTCGGCTGGAGGAGCTCGCTGCGCTGGCGGGTATCTCCGCGGGACGCCTGTCGCATCTCTTCACCGAGACGGTCGGCATCCCTCTTCGCCCGTACGTGCGCTGGCTCCGCCTGCAACGTGCGGCGCAGTCCCTCGAGCGCGGGGCCTCGATCACCGCGACGGCTCACGCGGCCGGCTTCGCCGACGCAGCCCACCTGAACCGCGTCTTTCGCCGCATGTTCGGCATCGCCCCGTCGGACATCGTGGGATGGGCCGAGTGGATCGCGCCCCCGTCGGAGTAG